CTTGTCCCCACCTGAAAGAAAGCCGGTTGGGCGGATCTAGTTCCGTCACTTTGCAAGGCGACATGCCGTACGGTCCGGCGTTCAGGTGAAATTCGTGACCGATCACGGGTTGAAAATCATTCGGCATAAACCAGGCGGCGATGCCTTCGGAAGTTGCCACCGCATCCCAGACTTTCTTGATCGGGGCGTTGAACGTTACGGTTTGCCGGATATCCGGCAGCGTGTTTGCTGTTTGGTCACTCATTGAATTGCCTCCATTTTTTGTTTGTTTTCTCGTAAACATGAAACCTTTTGGTTTCGTTTTTTCATTATAGAATGCCGCAGGCCAGGTGTCAAGCATGCCATTCTGAGAGGAGTTTCGCGGAGAAGACCTGCCGGTTTAACCGGTCAACCTTCCCTCTTTTCTATGCCAGACTTCCAAAATTTTTAACGCTTGCATTTGCCGCTGGCAAAGTTCGTTCACGAGTCTTTTCTAGTAGAGTTCATCGCGAATCATTCGTTAT
This genomic window from Bacilli bacterium contains:
- a CDS encoding SRPBCC domain-containing protein → MSDQTANTLPDIRQTVTFNAPIKKVWDAVATSEGIAAWFMPNDFQPVIGHEFHLNAGPYGMSPCKVTELDPPNRLSFRWGQDWTLTFELREVAGKTQFTLIHSGWDAAKVTEFGQPHPVVRENMNQGWDGLVKKLGAMVEG